The Rhododendron vialii isolate Sample 1 chromosome 5a, ASM3025357v1 genome contains a region encoding:
- the LOC131326856 gene encoding uncharacterized protein LOC131326856: MAEKPAANADYMYGHGMLVFLKPGQERSVELLREEKERRIILHKKRIALLGEEEAKKLQQEDYEREQPLLDRVLEKQTLDTPLSISELPVDPKIEEMPATLGSYTCCFGMLVFPKPGQEHTMDLLGEERGRRHLLHKNRIALLGEEEAEKLQKEDHEREQHLLDQIHKEGSAKREKTERRHYLGPQFVELTSTQRLDYEKRLHESGGFDVGDIPAYVSNIPVRPFVLDSPMLVKMVEGYAKLALDQHNKHNNTKYQFVKVLKANIGGYSPGWTYYITSQVKDMAGSGSPTLNFQAEVNSLEDKEAVTSIAPEP; the protein is encoded by the exons AATGTTGGTTTTTCTGAAACCGGGGCAAGAGCGCTCTGTGGAGCTTCTGAGggaggagaaagaaagaagaattaTTTTACATAAAAAGCGGATAGCTCTACTAGGGGAGGAGGAAGCCAAGAAACTTCAGCAGGAGGATTACGAGCGAGAGCAACCTCTGCTAGACCGAGTGCTTGAGAAGCAGACACTTGATACTCCACTCTCAATCTCTGAATTACCAGTGGATCCCAAGATAGAAGAAATGCCAGCAACCCTCGGCAGCTATACGTGCTGTTTCGG AATGTTGGTTTTTCCGAAACCGGGTCAAGAGCACACTATGGACCTTCtgggggaggagagaggaagaagacATCTGTTGCATAAAAATCGGATAGCTCTACTAGGGGAGGAGGAAGCGGAGAAACTTCAGAAGGAGGATCATGAGCGAGAGCAACATCTACTAGATCAAATTCACAAGGAGGGGAGTGCTAAGAGAGAAAAAACGGAACGACGACATTATCTGGGCCCTCAGTTCGTCGAGCTTACATCCACACAGCGGCTTGATTACGAAAAGAGGCTCCATGAGAGCGGG GGGTTTGATGTTGGGGATATCCCCGCATATGTTTCCAATATCCCTGTTAGACCATTTGTGCTTGACAGCCCCATGTTAGTGAAGATGGTTGAAGGGTATGCAAAGTTGGCCCTTGATCAGCACAACAAACATAAT AATACAAAGTACCAATTTGTGAAGGTCCTCAAGGCAAACATCGGTGGTTATAGTCCTGGTTGGACCTACTATATTACCTCTCAGGTCAAAGATATGGCTGGTTCTGGTTCTCCCACTCTCAACTTCCAGGCCGAAGTGAATAGTTTGGAGGATAAGGAAGCTGTCACGTCTATTGCACCTGAACCGTAA
- the LOC131326855 gene encoding uncharacterized protein LOC131326855, with amino-acid sequence MSWQPAKSLVRFTCVCKPWLSLICDSTSAHTTAKPPLLLRHFSLPPDNLRSDAHAVYAHGMLVFLKLGQEHSVELLREEKEKRIILHKKRIALLGEEEAKKLQQEDYEREQRLLDRVLEKQTLDTPLSISELPVDPKIKEMPALLGDYACCFGMLVFPKPGQGFSMELLREERERRLLFHKNQIVLLGTEEVEKLQKEDYEREQHLLDQTHKEGSAKREKTEQQHHPGPKFVELTSTQRLDYEERLRKSGVFDVGDIPAYVSNIPVRPFVLGHPLLVEMIEGYAKSGLEQHNKYNNTKYQFVKVLKANIGGYSPGWNYYITSQVKDVASSGSPTLNFQAKVNSIEDQEAVTSIVPEL; translated from the exons atgTCATGGCAACCGGCCAAATCGCTCGTCCGATTCACGTGCGTTTGCAAGCCAtggctctctctcatctgtgATTCCACCTCCGCCCACACCACCGCCAAACCCCCCTTGCTCCTCCGACACTTCTCCCTCCCCCCAGACAACCTCCGTTCCGATGCCCACGCTGTCTACGCCCACGG AATGTTGGTTTTTCTGAAACTGGGGCAAGAGCACTCTGTGGAGCTTTTGAGggaggagaaagaaaaaagaattattttACATAAAAAGCGGATAGCTCTACTAGGGGAGGAGGAAGCCAAGAAACTTCAGCAGGAGGATTACGAGCGAGAGCAACGTCTGCTAGACCGAGTGCTTGAGAAGCAGACACTTGATACTCCACTCTCAATCTCTGAATTACCAGTGGATCCCAAGATAAAAGAAATGCCAGCACTCCTCGGCGACTATGCATGCTGTTTTGG AATGTTGGTTTTTCCGAAACCGGGTCAGGGGTTCAGTATGGAGCTtctgagggaggagagagaaagaagactTCTGTTTCATAAAAATCAGATAGTTCTACTAGGGACGGAGGAAGTGGAGAAACTTCAGAAGGAGGATTATGAGCGAGAGCAACATCTACTAGATCAAACTCACAAGGAGGGGAGTGCTAAGAGAGAAAAAACGGAACAACAACATCACCCGGGCCCTAAGTTTGTCGAGCTTACATCCACACAGCGGCTTGATTATGAAGAGAGGCTCCGTAAGAGCGGG GTGTTTGATGTCGGGGATATTCCCGCATATGTTTCCAATATCCCTGTTAGACCATTTGTGCTGGGCCACCCCTTGTTAGTGGAGATGATTGAAGGATATGCAAAGTCAGGCCTTGAACAACACAACAAATATAAT AATACAAAGTACCAATTTGTGAAGGTCCTCAAGGCAAACATCGGTGGTTATAGTCCTGGTTGGAACTACTACATTACCTCTCAGGTCAAGGATGTGGCTAGTTCTGGTTCTCCCACTCTCAACTTCCAGGCCAAAGTGAATAGTATTGAGGATCAGGAAGCTGTCACATCTATTGTGCCTGAACTGTAA
- the LOC131326861 gene encoding uncharacterized protein LOC131326861 codes for MVLPRLSWTLTVRDAQGEEAIVWFEPARTEPAEIIGPAPMEWVQEAVRLMKAMEKEFHKIVGGASLQLHYPLPAPALAVQPQGRARAAPRRKSVGPPPQKKIAPSSSRPAASVQRGVQITPASEELQFRRELRKRPAGKRPAEGPSQKKRREEEEEEEEEQTSLSSGSDSADDPRFRMDPREMEESKEDDDEDFFDD; via the exons ATGGTCCTTCCCCGACTTTCTTGGACACTAACAGTGCGAGACGCGCAGGGAGAAGAGGCCATAGTTTGGTTTGAGCCTGCCAGGACAGAGCCTGCAGAGATCATAGGACCG GCCCCGATGGAGTGGGTGCAAGAGGCGGTGCgcttgatgaaggccatggagaaagagtttcacaagatagtcggcggcgcctctttgcagttACACTACCCACTGCCAGCTCCAGCTCTTGCtgtgcagcctcag GGACgcgctagggcggctcctaggaggaagagcgtggGGCCTCCTCCTCAAAAGAAGATAGCACCGAGTTCCTCTCGGCCAGCGGCGAGTGTACAGAGGGGAGTGCAGATCACTCCAgctagcgaggagctccagttccgccgagAATTGAGGAAAAGGCCCGCGGGGAAGAGGCCTGCCGAGGGACCTTcacaaaagaagagaagagaggaggaagaagaagaagaagaggagcaaacatccctcagcagcggctctgactccgCGGACGATCCTAGGTTTCGGATGGACCCGCGAGAGATGGAGGAGAGCaaggaggacgacgacgaggacttttttgatgactga